A genomic window from Punica granatum isolate Tunisia-2019 chromosome 2, ASM765513v2, whole genome shotgun sequence includes:
- the LOC116197407 gene encoding psbP-like protein 1, chloroplastic, with product MVSLQNSPSIHRFPNSFPQLAPQKHGTVHCGRRGAPPLIVRAEQVSFSASTSNSPDRTGRRQVLMIGVIAPCISLIGPSSTSFAAENKKGYIPVSDRKDGYEFLYPFGWQEVVIDGQDKVFKDVIEPLESVSVNMIPTSKQDIKDFGPPQQVAETLIKKVLAPPSQKTKLIAATEHDVEGKTYYTFEFIAQAPNYTRHALSTISIGNGKFYTLTTGANERRWDKMKEKLQTVVDSFKVFNV from the exons ATGGTGTCCCTGCAGAACTCCCCATCAATCCATCGATTCCCCAATTCGTTCCCTCAG CTTGCTCCGCAGAAGCATGGAACGGTGCATTGCGGGAGAAGAGGGGCTCCTCCATTGATAGTGAGGGCCGAGCAAGTGAGCTTTTCAGCTTCAACCTCTAATTCCCCAG ATAGAACCGGGAGACGCCAAGTGCTTATGATCGGGGTCATTGCCCCCTGCATTTCTCTAATTGGCCCAAGTTCCACATCAT TTGCTGCAGAAAATAAGAAGGGATACATCCCAGTTTCGGACAGAAAGGATGGATACGAGTTCCTTTACCCGTTTGGGTGGCAG GAAGTGGTGATTGATGGGCAAGACAAGGTATTTAAAGACGTGATCGAGCCCCTAGAGAGTGTGAGCGTGAATATGATCCCTACCAGCAAACAGGACATCAAAGATTTTGGTCCCCCGCAACAA GTTGCTGAAACTTTGATAAAGAAGGTCTTGGCTCCTCCTTCTCAGAAGACAAAGCTCATTGCAGCAACCGAG CATGATGTGGAGGGGAAGACTTACTATACATTTGAGTTCATTGCTCAGGCTCCGAACTACACCCGGCATGCTCTCAGTACAATCTCTATCGGCAATG GCAAATTCTACACTCTGACGACAGGTGCCAATGAGAGGAGGTGGGACAAGATGAAAGAGAAGCTACAAACAGTTGTTGATTCCTTCAAAGTCTTCAATGTTTGA
- the LOC116197408 gene encoding 60S ribosomal protein L23A, translated as MAPKADATKKADPKAQALKAAKAVKSGAPTFKKKAKKIRTSVTFHRPRTLKKERNPKYPRISAPPRNKLDHYQILKYPLTTESAMKKIEDNNTLVFIVDIRADKKKIKDAVKKMYDIQTKKVNTLIRPDGTKKAYVRLTPDYDALDVANKIGII; from the exons ATGGCGCCTAAAG CTGATGCTACCAAAAAGGCAGACCCGAAGGCTCAGGCCTTGAAGGCTGCGAAGGCAGTCAAATCAGGGGCACCGACCTTCAAGAAGAAGGCTAAGAAGATCAGGACATCTGTCACATTTCACCGCCCGAGGACCctgaagaaggagaggaacCCCAAGTACCCACGTATCAGCGCCCCTCCGAGGAACAAGTTGGACCATTACCAAATTCTGAAGTACCCGCTCACCACCGAGTCTGCAATGAAGAAGATTGAGGACAACAACACCCTTGTCTTCATTGTGGACATTCGTGCTGACAAGAAGAAGATCAAGGATGCAGTGAAGAAGATGTATGACATTCAGACCAAGAAGGTCAACACTTTGATCAG GCCCGATGGCACGAAGAAGGCATATGTCAGGTTGACACCGGATTATGATGCATTGGACGTTGCCAACAAGATTGGGATCATCTAA